In Piliocolobus tephrosceles isolate RC106 chromosome 4, ASM277652v3, whole genome shotgun sequence, the following are encoded in one genomic region:
- the LOC111541634 gene encoding 40S ribosomal protein S20, translated as MAFKDTGKTPVEPEVAIHRIRITLTSRNVKSLEKACADLIRGAKEKNLKVKGPVRMPTKTLRITTRKTPCGEGSKTWDRFQMRIHKRLIDLHSPSEIVKQITSISIEPGVEVEVTIADA; from the coding sequence ATGGCTTTTAAGGATACCGGAAAAACACCCGTGGAGCCGGAGGTGGCAATTCACCGAATTCGAATCACCCTAACGAGCCGCAACGTTAAATCCCTGGAAAAGGCGTGTGCTGACTTGATCAGAGGCGCGAAGGAAAAGAACCTGAAAGTGAAAGGACCAGTTCGAATGCCTACCAAGACTTTGAGAATCACTACAAGAAAAACTCCTTGTGGTGAAGGTTCTAAGACATGGGATCGTTTCCAGATGAGAATCCACAAGCGACTCATTGACTTGCACAGTCCTTCTGAGATTGTTAAGCAGATTACTTCCATCAGTATTGAGCCAGGAGTTGAGGTGGAAGTCACCATTGCAGATGCTTAA